In Actinobacillus indolicus, a single genomic region encodes these proteins:
- a CDS encoding Na+/H+ antiporter family protein produces MLLSNEVVISIIVLLALSLMRINVVIALIIAALTCGILGNSGNGMALGEALTATIKSFTGGLGGGAETAMNYAVLGAFAVALSKSGVTDLLAYKVIHAFGKRPSGRSVFWFKYLVLFTLVAFAMASQNVIPVHIAFIPIVVPPLLSVMNQLKIDRRAVACALTFGLTATYMLIPAGFGQIFIENILVKNINQAGQSFNLVTNTAEVTQAMFIPVLGMIAGLLLALFVTYRKPRSYVEDRPEPTADDIEARVANVKSFHIGVSIAAIIATCFVQLSTNSTVLGGLVGLIIFAAGGVFKLKQSNDIFQDGLRLMAMIGFVMIAASGYASVVNSTGGVAELVEGLKGSIGSKEMAAFLMLLVGLLVTMGIGSSFSTVPIIASIYVPLCISFGFSPLATVSIVGVAAALGDAGSPASDSTLGPTSGLNADGKHDHIWDSVVPTFIHYNIPLLVFGWIAAMIL; encoded by the coding sequence ATGTTACTATCAAATGAAGTAGTCATTTCGATCATCGTGTTACTCGCATTAAGTTTAATGCGAATTAACGTGGTGATTGCATTGATTATTGCCGCCTTAACCTGTGGTATTTTAGGTAATTCTGGCAACGGAATGGCATTAGGCGAAGCGTTAACTGCAACCATAAAAAGTTTTACGGGCGGTTTAGGTGGCGGGGCTGAAACTGCAATGAACTATGCAGTTCTTGGTGCTTTCGCTGTGGCATTATCAAAATCTGGCGTGACAGATTTATTAGCTTATAAAGTTATTCATGCCTTTGGTAAACGCCCATCAGGTCGCTCAGTATTTTGGTTTAAATACTTAGTCTTATTTACCTTAGTTGCCTTCGCAATGGCATCACAAAACGTCATTCCAGTTCACATTGCGTTTATCCCAATCGTTGTTCCACCATTACTTAGCGTGATGAACCAGCTTAAAATTGACCGCCGTGCAGTGGCGTGTGCATTAACCTTTGGTTTAACTGCAACTTATATGTTAATTCCAGCAGGTTTCGGTCAAATCTTTATCGAAAATATTTTGGTGAAAAATATTAACCAAGCTGGACAGTCCTTTAATTTAGTGACGAATACAGCAGAGGTAACACAAGCAATGTTTATCCCTGTTTTAGGGATGATTGCAGGGCTTTTGTTAGCCTTATTTGTGACGTATCGTAAACCACGTTCTTATGTTGAAGATCGCCCAGAGCCAACGGCAGATGATATTGAAGCGCGTGTAGCCAATGTGAAATCATTCCATATCGGCGTAAGCATTGCTGCTATCATTGCAACCTGTTTTGTGCAATTATCTACAAACTCAACGGTATTAGGTGGTTTAGTTGGTTTAATTATCTTCGCGGCGGGTGGTGTATTCAAACTGAAACAAAGTAACGATATTTTCCAAGATGGCTTACGTTTAATGGCGATGATTGGCTTTGTGATGATTGCTGCTTCAGGTTATGCAAGCGTTGTAAACTCAACGGGTGGCGTGGCTGAATTAGTTGAAGGTCTAAAAGGCTCTATCGGAAGCAAAGAAATGGCGGCATTTTTAATGTTGTTAGTGGGATTATTGGTAACAATGGGGATTGGTTCTTCCTTCTCAACGGTGCCAATCATTGCATCAATCTATGTTCCGCTTTGTATTTCATTCGGTTTCTCTCCACTTGCAACAGTATCAATCGTCGGCGTTGCAGCAGCCTTAGGTGATGCAGGTTCACCAGCTTCTGACTCAACCTTAGGCCCAACATCAGGTTTGAATGCAGATGGCAAACACGATCACATTTGGGATTCTGTGGTTCCAACCTTTATCCACTACAATATCCCATTATTAGTGTTTGGTTGGATTGCTGCGATGATTTTATAG
- the xthA gene encoding exodeoxyribonuclease III, protein MKFISFNINGLRARPHQLEALIEKHQPDVIGLQEIKVADEDFPYDLVNHFGYHIFHHGQKGHYGVALLTKNQPLAVRKGFPTDNADAQKRMIMADLETPFGTLTVLNGYFPQGENRSHETKFPAKEKFYADLQRYLETELKPENPIIIMGDMNISPTDLDIGIGEVNRKRWLRDGKCSFLPEEREWLGRLHGYGLVDTFRAMNPTAEDKFSWFDYRSKGFDDNRGLRIDLVLASNPLATRCVETGIDLEIRAMDKPSDHAPVWAVFK, encoded by the coding sequence ATGAAATTTATCTCTTTTAACATTAATGGGTTGAGAGCAAGACCCCATCAACTTGAAGCACTGATTGAAAAGCATCAACCTGATGTGATCGGCTTACAAGAAATCAAAGTGGCAGATGAAGATTTCCCTTACGACTTAGTGAATCATTTTGGCTATCACATTTTTCATCACGGACAAAAAGGGCATTATGGCGTTGCACTTTTAACCAAAAACCAACCGCTTGCCGTGCGTAAAGGTTTCCCAACGGATAACGCAGATGCACAAAAGCGTATGATCATGGCGGATCTTGAAACCCCGTTCGGAACGCTGACCGTCTTAAACGGCTATTTCCCACAAGGCGAAAACCGTAGCCACGAAACCAAATTCCCTGCTAAAGAAAAATTTTATGCGGATTTACAACGTTATTTAGAAACAGAACTCAAGCCTGAAAACCCGATTATCATTATGGGCGATATGAACATCAGCCCAACAGATTTAGACATCGGGATTGGCGAAGTAAACCGCAAACGCTGGTTGCGTGACGGCAAATGTTCATTTTTACCCGAAGAAAGAGAATGGCTAGGGCGTTTACACGGATACGGTTTAGTCGATACTTTCCGAGCAATGAACCCAACAGCAGAAGACAAATTCTCGTGGTTTGATTATCGTTCAAAAGGGTTTGATGATAACCGAGGCTTACGCATTGACTTAGTGCTTGCTTCAAACCCTTTGGCTACACGCTGTGTCGAAACAGGCATTGACCTAGAAATTCGAGCAATGGACAAACCTTCTGACCATGCACCTGTGTGGGCGGTGTTTAAGTAA
- a CDS encoding aromatic amino acid transport family protein, with protein MKNKTLGSTLIVAGTTIGAGMLAMPLTSAGIGFGFTVALLIGLWLLLCFCALLFVEVYQTVDSDAGLGTLAEKYYGTFGRVVSTTVLIVFLYAILSAYVSGGSSILGAFLPTIIDAETTTRIAGVIFTVVFGAFIILGTTSVDAINRILFTTKLLAFVLVLFLLLPKVSVDNLLAMPINNFLLISASPIFFTSFGFHGSIPSLNKYLEGNVKALRISIVVGTSIPLVAYILWQLATHGVLSQTEFLQILEKDPTLNGLAEAARQITGSSIIGAMVRIFSALALITSFLGVALGLFEALEDLLKRINIQAGRISLGLLTFIPPMLFAFFYPKGFITALGYAGQMFAFYAIVLPIAMAWKLRRQNLALPYRVKGGNLSLWIALVIGVFIVIVPFLIEKGWLPQVVG; from the coding sequence ATGAAAAATAAAACGTTAGGCAGTACCCTGATTGTCGCAGGGACAACGATTGGGGCAGGTATGCTTGCGATGCCGTTAACTTCAGCAGGTATCGGCTTTGGCTTTACCGTGGCATTATTAATTGGTCTTTGGTTATTACTCTGTTTTTGTGCATTGCTATTTGTTGAAGTGTATCAAACTGTTGACAGTGATGCTGGGTTAGGCACATTAGCAGAAAAATATTATGGCACATTCGGACGAGTTGTCTCGACGACGGTATTGATTGTTTTTCTGTATGCGATTCTTTCTGCTTATGTTTCTGGCGGTAGCTCTATTTTAGGGGCATTTTTACCGACTATTATTGATGCAGAAACCACAACGCGTATTGCTGGGGTGATTTTCACGGTTGTGTTCGGCGCTTTTATCATTTTAGGGACAACCAGTGTTGATGCGATTAACCGTATTCTGTTTACCACCAAGCTTCTTGCCTTTGTTTTAGTGCTTTTTCTCTTATTACCAAAAGTGTCGGTCGATAATCTGTTAGCCATGCCGATTAATAATTTCTTATTGATTTCGGCAAGCCCGATTTTCTTTACTTCTTTTGGTTTCCATGGCTCTATTCCAAGTTTAAATAAATATTTAGAAGGGAATGTGAAGGCGCTACGTATTTCGATTGTGGTGGGGACTTCTATTCCGTTGGTTGCCTATATTTTATGGCAGTTGGCGACCCATGGTGTGTTGAGCCAAACGGAGTTTTTACAAATTCTAGAAAAAGATCCAACCTTGAATGGTTTAGCGGAAGCGGCTCGCCAAATTACAGGTAGCTCAATCATTGGGGCAATGGTGCGCATTTTCTCAGCGTTAGCGTTAATTACCTCTTTCTTAGGGGTAGCGTTAGGCTTATTTGAAGCATTGGAAGATCTGTTAAAACGTATCAATATCCAAGCAGGGCGAATCAGTTTAGGCTTATTAACCTTTATTCCACCGATGTTATTTGCGTTTTTCTATCCAAAAGGTTTTATTACCGCATTAGGCTATGCAGGGCAAATGTTTGCGTTCTATGCGATTGTGTTGCCGATTGCGATGGCGTGGAAATTACGCCGTCAAAATTTGGCATTGCCGTATCGTGTAAAAGGGGGAAATCTTTCTTTGTGGATAGCATTAGTCATCGGGGTATTTATTGTGATTGTTCCATTCTTAATTGAGAAAGGATGGTTACCACAAGTGGTTGGCTAA
- the lrp gene encoding leucine-responsive transcriptional regulator Lrp, whose product MENKKLPKALDAIDLKILNELQRNGKISNIELSKRVGLSPTPCLERVKRLEKQNVIMGYRALLNPELLEAPLLVIVEITLVRGKPDVFEEFNRAVQQLDEIQECHLVSGDFDYLLKTRVADMAAYRKLLGTTLLRLPGVNDTRTYVVMEEVKQTNYLLLK is encoded by the coding sequence ATGGAAAATAAAAAACTACCTAAAGCGCTTGATGCGATCGATTTAAAAATTCTCAATGAATTGCAACGAAATGGGAAAATTTCCAATATTGAGTTGTCTAAACGTGTTGGACTTTCTCCAACACCTTGTTTAGAGCGTGTAAAACGTTTAGAAAAACAGAATGTTATTATGGGCTATCGTGCGTTGCTAAACCCTGAATTACTGGAAGCGCCATTATTAGTGATTGTTGAAATTACCCTTGTCCGCGGTAAACCCGATGTATTTGAAGAGTTTAATCGTGCGGTTCAACAACTAGATGAAATTCAAGAGTGCCACTTGGTGTCAGGGGATTTTGACTACTTACTCAAAACCCGCGTGGCAGATATGGCAGCTTATCGTAAATTACTTGGCACTACACTATTACGTTTACCGGGAGTGAACGACACCCGTACTTATGTGGTGATGGAAGAAGTGAAACAAACTAACTATCTACTTTTAAAATAA
- a CDS encoding DNA translocase FtsK, with protein sequence MIERLKGKENLVKFVLLLSILLGAYLILAWASFSPLDNAWSSASSLTHSTLNKAGLLGAWLMDVLFSLFGKVAFVFPFGLTFTAAYALAMKLTEEMEWKHITLWLLSFSVLLVGLAGLVSVVLSNSAYYLSGGFVGGMLTDMLGSQIIVLVISVLLTAVGFYFCSGQIIIQLFNQLYHWVLEDKEENKTQEDAVDGQETSLSLDKTEETQEKSADSQLTDLSIFSRPNITGLKTTVQEEFIEIPIQPLGEKENLTDISMFKVESSTPLPTVRVAENAVIPPITVESPAVLAEEEMPVEIDKPVMPSIRLNPIESVKDEPSPLSVNKSVSHAEDPVSVNVETVNTEVKEPSFVQKMTGNQPLVDEIVPVKTNVAVEQAEKTEPKVTTPTYPKGYGDTLIHPLLQTKKQVEKPTTPLPTIDLLTAGKAEEQQITEQEILETSARIEQELANFGVKATVEDVLVGPVVTRYEIKPAAGVKAAKITNLASDLARSLIFEAIRITDVVPGKPFMGIETPNRHRETVWLRDVLDSNAFRDSRATLPMALGKDISGKPIVVDMAKMPHLLVAGQTGGGKSVGVNTMILSLLFKLTPEQVRFIMIDPKVVELSIYNDIPHLLTPVVTDMKKAENALRWAVEEMERRYLLVSSLNVRNIEGFNAKIDQAAEMNLPIPNPLWRPGDSMDQLPPPLEKLTYIVLIVDEFADLMMSAGKQVEDHIMRIAQKARAVGIHLILATQRPSTDVITGVIKANIPSRIAFTVASQIDSRTILDKGGAEALLGRGDMLYSGAGSPDIIRIHGAFMTDDDVQRVADNWRARGKPEYIESIVTSPDGDENGEGYERSGGDLDPLFDEIAQFMIDGGSTSISGVQRRFSLGFNRAARIIDQLEEQGILSAPDSRGKREVLAR encoded by the coding sequence GTGATTGAACGTTTAAAAGGCAAAGAAAATTTAGTGAAATTTGTCTTATTGCTTTCCATTCTTTTGGGAGCATATTTGATTTTAGCTTGGGCAAGTTTTAGTCCTTTGGATAATGCTTGGAGTAGTGCAAGCTCATTAACGCATTCAACCTTAAATAAAGCAGGTCTGTTAGGGGCATGGTTAATGGATGTGCTGTTTTCATTGTTTGGTAAAGTGGCTTTTGTTTTTCCATTTGGGTTAACATTTACTGCAGCGTATGCATTGGCAATGAAGCTTACCGAAGAGATGGAGTGGAAGCATATTACACTTTGGTTGTTGAGTTTTAGTGTTTTGCTCGTTGGGCTTGCAGGTTTAGTTAGCGTGGTATTATCAAATTCAGCCTACTACCTTTCGGGAGGTTTTGTTGGCGGAATGCTAACGGATATGCTTGGCTCTCAGATTATTGTGCTTGTTATCTCGGTACTATTGACGGCGGTTGGCTTTTATTTCTGTTCAGGGCAAATCATTATCCAACTGTTTAATCAATTATATCATTGGGTTTTAGAGGATAAAGAAGAGAATAAAACACAAGAAGATGCAGTAGATGGGCAAGAAACTTCGTTAAGTTTGGATAAAACAGAAGAAACACAAGAAAAATCAGCAGATTCGCAGCTGACGGATTTATCGATTTTTAGCCGTCCAAACATTACGGGATTGAAAACTACGGTTCAAGAAGAATTCATTGAAATACCTATTCAGCCATTAGGTGAAAAGGAGAATTTAACCGATATTTCTATGTTTAAAGTAGAAAGCAGTACACCTCTTCCAACAGTACGAGTAGCGGAAAATGCAGTGATCCCTCCAATTACTGTAGAATCCCCAGCCGTTCTTGCAGAAGAGGAGATGCCTGTTGAAATAGATAAGCCTGTGATGCCAAGTATTCGCCTTAATCCGATTGAATCTGTAAAGGATGAGCCATCGCCATTATCGGTCAATAAAAGTGTCAGCCATGCGGAAGATCCTGTTTCTGTGAATGTTGAAACGGTGAATACGGAAGTTAAAGAGCCTAGCTTTGTGCAAAAAATGACAGGAAACCAACCGCTTGTAGATGAAATTGTTCCTGTAAAAACAAATGTTGCAGTAGAGCAAGCTGAAAAAACAGAACCTAAAGTAACGACGCCAACCTACCCTAAAGGCTATGGCGATACCTTAATTCATCCTTTGTTACAGACAAAAAAGCAGGTTGAAAAACCGACAACCCCTTTGCCAACGATTGATCTATTAACCGCAGGTAAAGCAGAAGAACAGCAAATTACAGAGCAGGAAATTCTTGAAACATCAGCGCGTATTGAACAAGAGTTAGCGAACTTTGGGGTAAAAGCTACGGTAGAAGATGTGTTAGTCGGACCTGTGGTTACGCGCTATGAAATTAAGCCAGCAGCAGGGGTAAAAGCAGCAAAAATCACAAATTTAGCGTCAGATCTTGCACGTTCGCTGATTTTTGAAGCTATTCGAATCACTGATGTTGTACCAGGTAAGCCATTTATGGGTATTGAAACACCTAATCGACATCGTGAAACGGTTTGGTTACGTGATGTGTTAGATAGTAATGCATTCCGTGATAGCCGTGCGACATTACCAATGGCATTGGGTAAAGATATTAGCGGTAAACCGATTGTGGTTGATATGGCTAAAATGCCACATTTATTGGTTGCAGGTCAAACAGGGGGCGGTAAATCTGTTGGGGTGAATACTATGATTTTAAGCTTGCTTTTTAAACTGACCCCTGAGCAAGTGAGATTTATCATGATTGATCCGAAAGTAGTGGAGCTTTCTATTTATAATGATATTCCACATTTATTGACTCCAGTCGTGACGGATATGAAAAAAGCCGAAAATGCACTACGTTGGGCAGTCGAAGAAATGGAACGCCGTTATCTGCTTGTAAGTAGCTTAAATGTGCGTAATATCGAAGGCTTTAATGCCAAAATCGATCAGGCGGCGGAAATGAATTTACCGATTCCGAATCCATTATGGCGTCCAGGTGATTCTATGGATCAACTACCACCACCGTTAGAAAAATTAACCTACATTGTGTTGATTGTGGACGAATTTGCGGACTTAATGATGTCAGCAGGTAAGCAAGTAGAAGATCATATTATGCGGATTGCCCAAAAAGCACGTGCGGTGGGAATTCACTTAATTTTAGCAACACAACGTCCATCAACCGATGTGATTACAGGGGTGATTAAAGCGAATATTCCAAGCCGTATTGCCTTTACTGTGGCAAGCCAAATTGATTCTCGTACCATTTTGGATAAAGGTGGCGCAGAAGCATTATTAGGGCGAGGCGATATGCTCTATTCAGGGGCAGGTAGTCCAGATATTATTCGTATTCACGGGGCATTTATGACAGACGATGATGTTCAACGTGTGGCAGATAACTGGCGTGCACGTGGAAAACCGGAATATATTGAAAGTATCGTGACATCTCCTGACGGTGATGAAAATGGCGAGGGTTACGAACGTAGTGGTGGCGATTTAGATCCGCTATTTGATGAAATTGCCCAGTTTATGATTGATGGTGGATCAACATCGATCAGTGGAGTTCAACGTCGATTCTCACTTGGCTTTAACCGTGCAGCGAGAATTATCGATCAATTAGAAGAACAGGGCATTTTGTCTGCACCAGATAGTCGCGGTAAGCGAGAAGTACTTGCGAGATAA
- the ypfJ gene encoding KPN_02809 family neutral zinc metallopeptidase — protein MRLENERESRNVEDRRGQSGFGSGRRVSVGRGKGGILGFIILLVGAYYGVDLSGIISLGDDQNYSQTQSTTVSSQEEAELNTLSRKVLYTTERVWGEYFRQNGMTYREPTLVLYRGATSTACGTGQSVMGPFYCPADEKIYLDLSFYDDMKTKLRAAGDFAFAYVIAHEVGHHVQNKLGISRQTQLAQRNARSQKEANQISVNVELQADCFAGVWGYQIQKEGKLDAGDVEEAFLAAEAVGDDRLQQQSQGRVIPDSFTHGSSAQRLAWFRKGLQTGNPNVCNTFN, from the coding sequence ATGCGTTTAGAAAATGAGAGAGAAAGTCGCAATGTAGAAGATCGCCGTGGACAATCGGGGTTTGGTTCAGGTCGTCGAGTTTCTGTTGGACGAGGGAAGGGCGGTATTTTAGGGTTTATCATCTTACTTGTTGGGGCGTATTACGGAGTAGATCTCTCAGGTATTATTAGTCTTGGTGATGATCAAAACTATTCACAGACGCAATCTACTACGGTATCAAGCCAAGAAGAAGCAGAACTTAACACCCTTTCTCGTAAAGTGCTTTATACGACGGAACGTGTTTGGGGAGAATATTTTCGTCAAAATGGAATGACTTATCGCGAGCCAACTTTGGTGCTTTATCGTGGTGCAACATCAACGGCTTGCGGAACAGGACAATCAGTAATGGGACCTTTTTATTGTCCAGCAGATGAAAAAATCTATTTAGATCTTTCTTTCTATGATGATATGAAAACCAAATTAAGAGCTGCTGGCGATTTTGCGTTTGCTTATGTGATTGCACATGAAGTGGGACACCACGTTCAAAATAAACTGGGTATTAGCAGACAAACACAACTAGCGCAACGTAATGCTCGTAGCCAAAAAGAAGCCAATCAAATTTCGGTAAATGTCGAATTACAGGCAGACTGCTTTGCAGGTGTTTGGGGATACCAAATTCAAAAAGAAGGTAAATTAGATGCTGGCGATGTAGAAGAAGCTTTTTTAGCAGCGGAAGCCGTGGGGGATGATCGTTTACAACAGCAAAGCCAAGGCAGAGTAATCCCAGATAGTTTTACACACGGATCTTCTGCACAACGTTTAGCGTGGTTTAGAAAAGGGTTACAAACGGGTAATCCAAATGTGTGTAACACTTTTAATTAG
- the aroG gene encoding 3-deoxy-7-phosphoheptulonate synthase AroG produces the protein MMYKNDDVRINKIEELLPPVALLERFPASDVAAETVAKSRSAIHRILHGADDRLLVVIGPCSIHDPVAALEYAKKIKEMRANPKINQNLEVVMRVYFEKPRTTVGWKGLINDPYLNETFALNDGLRIARKVLSDINDLTVPAAGEFLDMITPQYVADFMSWGAIGARTTESQVHRELASGLSCAVGFKNATNGGVKIALDAIGAAEAPHHFLSVTKFGHSAIVSTAGNPDCHIILRGGDNGTNYDAESVTKVCADIEKSGRRPHVMVDFSHANSQKQFKRQLDVCDSVAEQIASGSNFISGVMIESHLVEGRQDLVEGKELTYGQSITDACIGWEDSEKVLFQLAEAVEQRRKVNG, from the coding sequence ATCATGTATAAAAATGACGACGTGCGTATTAATAAAATTGAAGAGCTTCTTCCTCCTGTGGCGCTATTAGAGCGTTTCCCTGCAAGCGATGTTGCTGCAGAAACGGTGGCAAAATCACGTAGTGCAATTCACCGTATTTTACATGGTGCAGATGACCGCTTGTTAGTGGTGATTGGTCCTTGTTCAATCCACGATCCTGTGGCTGCATTAGAATATGCGAAAAAAATTAAAGAGATGCGTGCAAATCCTAAAATTAATCAAAATTTAGAAGTGGTAATGCGTGTTTACTTTGAAAAACCTCGTACAACTGTGGGTTGGAAAGGGTTAATTAATGATCCTTATTTGAATGAAACTTTCGCCTTAAACGATGGTTTGCGCATTGCACGTAAAGTGCTTTCAGACATTAACGATTTAACCGTGCCTGCTGCAGGTGAGTTTTTAGATATGATTACCCCACAATATGTTGCAGATTTTATGAGCTGGGGAGCGATTGGGGCAAGAACAACAGAATCTCAAGTACACCGTGAGTTAGCATCAGGTTTATCTTGTGCGGTTGGTTTTAAAAACGCAACGAATGGCGGTGTTAAAATTGCATTAGATGCGATTGGTGCGGCAGAAGCGCCACACCACTTCTTATCGGTGACAAAATTTGGTCATTCAGCGATTGTTTCTACTGCGGGTAACCCAGACTGCCATATTATTTTACGTGGTGGCGATAATGGCACAAACTACGATGCAGAATCGGTGACTAAAGTGTGTGCGGATATCGAGAAATCAGGTCGACGTCCGCATGTAATGGTGGATTTCAGCCATGCAAACAGCCAAAAACAATTTAAACGCCAATTAGATGTTTGTGATTCTGTGGCAGAGCAAATTGCAAGTGGTTCAAACTTTATTTCAGGGGTGATGATTGAAAGCCACTTAGTAGAAGGTCGTCAAGATTTAGTGGAAGGCAAAGAACTCACTTATGGACAAAGTATTACCGATGCTTGTATTGGTTGGGAAGACAGTGAAAAAGTGCTATTCCAATTAGCAGAAGCCGTAGAACAACGCCGTAAGGTGAATGGATAA
- the tsaB gene encoding tRNA (adenosine(37)-N6)-threonylcarbamoyltransferase complex dimerization subunit type 1 TsaB, with the protein MNKTVLVLDTATEACSVALFHQGNTTFLEELSPRTHTQRILPMVDELLTQAGISVQQVDVLAFGRGPGSFTGVRVGVGIAQGLALGAELPVVPVSNLLAMAEAAYQQQNATKVVALIDARMNEVYFAQFERDEQSWKEIVAEQVCSPEKAIAQIKLDEDIVVVGTGWNAYPQFEQANLGLHISEITLPSAQYMLPFAIQAIAQGSTQSALDIEPVYLRNEVTWQKLPHKQK; encoded by the coding sequence ATGAATAAAACTGTTTTAGTATTAGATACAGCCACTGAGGCTTGCTCAGTGGCTTTATTTCATCAGGGCAATACCACTTTTTTAGAAGAATTAAGCCCAAGAACACATACTCAACGTATTTTGCCTATGGTTGATGAGTTATTAACACAAGCGGGTATTTCGGTCCAACAGGTCGATGTACTTGCCTTTGGTCGAGGACCGGGGAGTTTTACAGGCGTTCGTGTGGGTGTCGGTATTGCTCAAGGATTAGCATTAGGAGCTGAATTGCCAGTTGTCCCTGTTTCTAACTTATTGGCAATGGCAGAAGCCGCATATCAGCAACAAAACGCAACAAAGGTTGTCGCTTTAATTGATGCAAGAATGAATGAAGTTTATTTTGCACAATTTGAACGAGATGAGCAGAGCTGGAAAGAAATTGTGGCAGAGCAAGTCTGTTCTCCAGAAAAAGCAATTGCACAGATTAAGCTTGATGAAGATATTGTGGTGGTTGGTACAGGCTGGAATGCCTATCCACAATTTGAGCAAGCAAACTTAGGGCTTCACATCAGTGAAATTACTTTACCGTCAGCACAATATATGTTGCCTTTCGCTATACAAGCGATAGCACAGGGAAGTACACAATCAGCACTTGATATTGAGCCAGTTTATTTACGTAATGAAGTGACTTGGCAAAAATTGCCACATAAGCAAAAGTAA
- the tsf gene encoding translation elongation factor Ts codes for MAEITAALVKELRERTGAGMMECKKALVEANGDIELAIDNMRKSGQAKAAKKAGRVAAEGVILARIGAGFGVLVEMNCETDFVAKDSGFVGLANEVADYALANKGTSIEALQAQFEEKRAALVAKIGENMNIRRVQYLEGQVIAQYLHGAKIGVLVAGQGSEDELKKVAMHVAASKPDFVNPEDVSAEVVAKEREIQIEIAMNSGKPKEIAEKMVEGRMAKFTGEVSLTGQPFVMDPSQSVGAYLKSVNTSVSGFVRLEVGEGIEKVEEDFAAEVAKITGGNA; via the coding sequence ATGGCTGAAATTACAGCAGCACTCGTAAAAGAGCTACGTGAGCGTACTGGCGCAGGTATGATGGAATGTAAAAAAGCGTTAGTAGAAGCAAATGGTGATATCGAATTAGCAATCGACAATATGCGTAAATCTGGCCAAGCGAAAGCAGCTAAAAAAGCAGGTCGTGTAGCAGCTGAAGGTGTTATCCTTGCTCGTATCGGTGCAGGTTTCGGTGTATTAGTTGAAATGAACTGCGAAACTGACTTCGTAGCAAAAGACTCTGGCTTCGTTGGTTTAGCGAACGAAGTTGCAGACTATGCACTTGCAAACAAAGGTACATCAATTGAAGCATTACAAGCACAATTCGAAGAAAAACGTGCTGCATTAGTTGCTAAAATTGGTGAGAACATGAACATCCGTCGTGTTCAATACTTAGAAGGTCAAGTAATTGCACAATACTTACACGGTGCCAAAATCGGTGTATTAGTTGCTGGTCAAGGTTCTGAAGATGAACTTAAGAAAGTGGCAATGCACGTTGCTGCATCTAAACCAGATTTCGTAAACCCAGAAGACGTTTCTGCAGAAGTGGTTGCAAAAGAGCGTGAAATCCAAATCGAAATCGCAATGAACTCTGGTAAACCAAAAGAAATCGCAGAGAAAATGGTTGAAGGTCGTATGGCGAAATTCACAGGCGAAGTTTCATTAACTGGCCAACCATTCGTTATGGATCCATCACAATCTGTGGGTGCATACTTAAAATCAGTAAATACCTCTGTATCAGGCTTCGTTCGTTTAGAAGTAGGTGAAGGTATTGAGAAAGTAGAAGAAGATTTCGCGGCAGAAGTAGCGAAAATCACTGGCGGTAACGCATAA